A part of Emys orbicularis isolate rEmyOrb1 chromosome 13, rEmyOrb1.hap1, whole genome shotgun sequence genomic DNA contains:
- the LOC135887430 gene encoding olfactory receptor 14A16-like, whose protein sequence is MSNRTTVTEFFLLGFSDVQEQQILHFLMFLVIYLAALVGNLLIITVVALDQHLHTPMYFFLGNLSFLDLCYISVTIPKSMADSLTNNRLISFSGCVTQVFLVVTFAVAELAFLTVMAYDRYTAICHPLHYRVTMNRGACAQMAAASWISSMICSVLHTANTFRLHFCGSNVIAQFFCDIPQLLKISCSDTHANVIVMIALGSLVDVVCFVLIIVSYIHIFSTVMRIPSEQGRYKAFSTCIPHLVVFCLFISTASFTYMRPRSMSSKSLNLMATVLYCVVPPLMNPIIYSLRNKEIKSSLWKMIGRIFFPKKNKFLTLNS, encoded by the coding sequence ATGTCCAACAGAACTACCGTGACTGAGTTctttctcctgggattctctgatgtgcaggAACAGCAGATTTTACACTTCCTGATGTTTCTAGTGATTTATCTGGCAGCCCTGGTGGGGAATCTTCTCATCATCACAGTCGTAGCCCTCGaccagcaccttcacacccccatgtactttttcctggGTAACTTATCCTTTCTAGACCTCTGCTACATCTCAGTCACCATCCCCAAGTCCATGGCTGACTCCCTAACCAACAACAGACTCATCTCTTTCTCTGGATGTGTCACCCAAGTCTTTTTGGTTGTAACTTTTGCAGTAGCAGAGCTGGCCTTTCTCACGGTGATGGCATATGACCGCTACACTGCAATCTGCCATCCTCTGCATTACAGGGTGACTATGAACAGAGGAGCATGTGCCCAGATGGCAGCTGCCTCATGGATTAGCAGCATGATCTGCTCTGTATTACACACAGCTAATACCTTTAGGTTACATTTCTGTGGGTCCAATGTTATCGCTCAGTTTTTCTGTGATATCCCACAGTTGCTAAAGATCTCTTGCTCTGATACACATGCTAATGTAATAGTCATGATTGCCCTTGGATCGCTTGTAGATGTGGTCTGCTTTGTATTGATAATCGTGTCCTACATTCACATCTTCTCCACGGTGatgagaatcccctctgagcagggcaggtacaaagccttctccacctgcatccCTCacctggttgttttttgtttatttatcagTACAGCATCATTTACGTACATGAGGCCCAGGTCAATGTCTTCAAAATCTCTGAACCTGATGGCTACTGTCTTGTATTGTGTGGTGCCACCACTAATGAATCCAATCATTTACAGTCTAAGAAACAAAGAGATAAAAAGTTCTCTGTGGAAAATGATAGGCAGGATATTTTTTCCCAAGAAAAACAAATTCCTCACACTGAACTCTTAG
- the LOC135887429 gene encoding olfactory receptor 14A16-like has protein sequence MSNQTTETEFLLLSFSQARELQILHFVVFLGIFLAALMGNLLIITAVALDHHLHTPMYFFLMNLSIIDLGSISVTVPKSMANSLLNTRSISYSGCVAQVFLFIFFTAVDFAFLTIMAYDRYIAICKPLHYESLMNRRACIEMAASAWISGIFCSALHTGNTFALTFSGGNMVDQFFCEIPQLLKLACSDSYLNEVGVIAFFACLTISCFVLIIVSYVQIFTTVLRIPSERGRHKAFSTCLPHLIVVSLFVCTGTFAYVKPPSSCLSGLDLVVGVLYSVVPPIMNPIIYSMRNKEIKGALRKLILG, from the coding sequence atgtccaaccaaaccACCGAGACTGAGTTCCTTCTCCTGAGTTTCTCTCAGGCGCGAGAGCTGCAGATTTTACACTTTGTGGTGTTTCTAGGGATTTTCCTGGCAGCCCTGATGGGGAACCTCCTCATTATTACAGCTGTAGCCCTGGACCACcatcttcacacccccatgtacttcttcctgatgaatttGTCCATAATAGACCTCGGATCCATATCCGTCACTGTCCCCAAGTCCATGGCCAATTCCCTACTGAACACCAGGTCGATTTCTTATTCTGGGTGCGTTGCCCAAGTCTTTCTCTTCATTTTCTTCACTGCGGTTGACTTTGCTTTTCTCACCATCATGGCGTATGACCGCTACATCGCCATCtgcaaaccactgcactatgagtCTCTgatgaacaggagagcttgtATTGAAATGGCAGCCAGTGCTTGGATCAGTGGTATTTTCTGCTCTGCATTGCACACTGGAAACACATTTGCGTTAACCTTCTCTGGAGGcaacatggtggatcagttcttctgtgaaatcccccagctacTCAAGCTCGCTTGCTCTGACTCATATCTCAATGAAGTTGGGGTCATTGCCTTTTTTGCATGTTTAACTATAAGTTGCTTTGTTTTAATAATTGTAtcatatgttcagatcttcaccacggtgctgagaatcccctctgagcggggccggcataaagccttctccacctgcctccctcacctcattgtggtctcCTTGTTTGTTTGCACTGGCACCTTTGCCTATGTGAAGCCACCCTCCAGCTGTCTATCAGGTCTGGATCTCGTGGTGGGTGTGCTCTATTCCGTGGTGCCACCAATCATGAATCCAatcatctacagcatgaggaacaaggaaATTAAAGGTGCTCTGAGGAAACTTATTCTTGGTTAA